One window from the genome of Nicotiana sylvestris chromosome 9, ASM39365v2, whole genome shotgun sequence encodes:
- the LOC104216956 gene encoding fruit-specific protein-like: protein MASFKQAFLLIAIFVAITVNLSGSPKMQVMALRDLPEDVAMMKDKLLPLGDIVTCLKYCNVESDCSDGWLCYNCVPSAFEGWRSQCDKLTATGEGYFGTILRAKHNKI from the exons ATGGCGTCCTTTAAGCAAGCTTTTCTCTTGATTGCTATCTTTGTTGCAATCACAG TTAATCTCTCTGGATCTCCTAAGATGCAAGTGATGGCTTTACGAGACTTACCCGAAGATGTTGCAATGATGAAAGATAAATTACTTCCATTAGGTGATATAGTAACATGCTTGAAATACTGCAATGTCGAAAGCGATTGCAGTGATGGTTGGCTTTGCTACAATTGTGTTCCATCTGCATTTGAGGGATGGAGATCTCAATGTGACAAGCTTACTGCTACTGGTGAAGGTTATTTTGGAACTATACTTCGCGCTAAGCACAACAAAATATAA